In bacterium, the genomic window CTCCCCCTCGCCGGCGAGCAGCTTCCGCACGACCGAGAGGACCGCCTCGCCGCCCGACGCGCAGGCGTTCTCGACCGCCTCGATCGGCTTGCCGGCGAGCCCGGGGACCATCGCCGCGATCCCGCCGAGCAGCCCCTGCCCGTTGAGCGCGACGCTGCAGGCCGAGCCGACCGCCCCGCAGTCGATCAGCGAGGCGGAGATCGTCGCCTCGGCGGCGAGCGCCTCGATTGCGCGCTTGACCATTTCGGTCAGCCCGACGCCGTACAGCTTGCCGAACGGCGACTGATGGTAGGCGGCGACGTAGATCGGGGTCATCGGCGCTCCTGTCGCCCCGCGCGGCGCGCGCGCCGCGGGGCGGGTTCTTTCCGGTACGACGCGCCGCCCCGTCCGTCAATCGATCTGATTTAGACTCTGCGCGAAGGTTCGGTCTCGGGCCGGCGGCGCGGCGGGGGACGCGCCGAGGAGGCGGCGGTGAGCGAGGTCAACCTGTTGCTCTGCCTGCCCCACGGGGCGATCACGGCCACGAGCCTCGGCGTCGAGGGGTTCGTCTGGCATCGCCGCCCCGGCTCGGGGAAGCACTTCCGCGACCGCTCCGTTGTCTTCGACCTGTCGCTCGCCAACGGCCGCCCCGACTTCGACTTTCTCGACGAGGGGGGCTGGCGGGCGGCCCGCGAGGACACGCTCGCCGCGCTGGAGGCGGTCGCCGCGCAGGGGAAGCGCACCAAGACGGCGCTTTCCAACAACGCCTTCAGCTGCACGCCGATCGGCTCCTTCCGCCGCGGCTATCTGGTGAAGACCGGCGGCGCGCTGCTCGAGCTGCGGCCCGGCGGGGAGACGGCGCACTTCGTCGCCGGGGACTGCAACGAGGGACTGGCGCCGGACGAGGTCGCGGCGGCGGCCGGCAGCGCCCCGCCGCCGACGCGGACGCCGCGCCTCTACATGGTCCTCTGCCCGCTCGAGTTCCTCGTGATGAGCACCCTCGCGCCGCCGGAGTACGCCTGGTACGCGACCCACCGCCCGGGGAAGGTCTTCCGCCAGATCCTCTTCGCCGAACTGCAGTGCGAGCAGCACCATCTCGCGGCGCGGAGCCTCTACGACGACGCCCGCGCCGAACTCGAGGGGAACCCGCTCAAGAAGACCAAGACGATCGTCCTCGGGGGCGTGCTGAACCACGTTCCGTTCGAGGAGTGGGTGGGGTACGGGGCCCCGGCGGCGGGCGGGCTCTACGCCGGCGACCGGACGCGGCTCGAAATGTGGCGCTTCCCCGACCGGATTCCGCTGGCGTGGGAGCGGGCCGACGGCTGAGACCCTAGAATACCGACGGGGGAGACGAAGAGGACCGGATGACCAACGAGCTGGATCTGGAGTGCGCCTACAGGGAGCTCCAGGAGAAGTACGACGCGCTGGCGCGTCAGCATCAGCTCCTCTCGATCCGCTTCGTCCACCGCACCTACATGCTGCAGTCGGCCGCCCGGATGCTCGAGGCGGAGAGCTTCGAGGCGCTCTGGCGCGAGGCCGAAGAGACGTTGGCCTCGATCGGCGGCCTGACGACCTTCTGGATCGTCGCCAACCCCTCGTCCGGTCCCGTCTTCTACGCCTCCGAGGAGGCGCGCGGGAGCGTCCTGGTGATGGACGCGAGCGTGCTCGACGCGACGCTGCGCGCCGAGGTCCAGGAGCGGTCGCCCGGCCAGGAAGAGGCGGACATCGAACTCGCCCTCACCGGCGGGGCGACGCTGCTGGCGCTGCCGTTCCACGGCCTGCGCGGCGGCCTCGCGATCCACGTCGCGGAGAACGGCCAGCTCGCCGAGTGGCGGACCTCGCGCGACCTCGTCTCCGCCGTGCGGGTCATCCTGCCGTCGGCGATCGAAGGGGTCGGCCGGCGGCAGATGACGTCGCAGGCCGCGACCCGCGACCCGCTGACCGGCC contains:
- a CDS encoding thiolase family protein; this translates as MTPIYVAAYHQSPFGKLYGVGLTEMVKRAIEALAAEATISASLIDCGAVGSACSVALNGQGLLGGIAAMVPGLAGKPIEAVENACASGGEAVLSVVRKLLAGEGE
- a CDS encoding GGDEF domain-containing protein; this translates as MTNELDLECAYRELQEKYDALARQHQLLSIRFVHRTYMLQSAARMLEAESFEALWREAEETLASIGGLTTFWIVANPSSGPVFYASEEARGSVLVMDASVLDATLRAEVQERSPGQEEADIELALTGGATLLALPFHGLRGGLAIHVAENGQLAEWRTSRDLVSAVRVILPSAIEGVGRRQMTSQAATRDPLTGLLNRRELERRFVQEASRCARSEAPLAVVLADVDHFKAINDQHGHICGDYVLREVAERLVTTLRLPDVVSRYGGEEFLALLPECALDQAMLVAERLRIAVGGTPYAAPEGEELTVTASFGVSLAEGTDETALRRAIDLADQGLYRAKDSGRNLVRTVLV